In one window of Legionella fallonii LLAP-10 DNA:
- a CDS encoding EamA family transporter, translating into MKKLSPMILIIWVLLLSSDTAAQLLFKMAAMNFSHGIWLLNYSFAFAYFFELFSFLLWMRIIKDTRLSIALALTASLYITVSLSSYIFFHETINLVQWMGTLLIAAGTCLLGYYEGVKSTS; encoded by the coding sequence GTGAAAAAACTATCACCAATGATATTAATAATCTGGGTTTTATTGTTAAGCAGTGATACAGCGGCCCAATTGTTATTTAAAATGGCAGCAATGAATTTTAGTCATGGGATATGGTTACTTAATTATTCTTTTGCGTTTGCTTATTTTTTTGAATTATTCTCTTTTTTGCTATGGATGAGGATTATCAAAGATACCCGCTTATCCATTGCTTTAGCCCTGACTGCATCCCTTTATATCACTGTTTCGTTGTCGTCTTATATTTTCTTTCATGAAACCATTAATTTGGTACAGTGGATGGGGACTTTACTTATTGCGGCCGGAACCTGTCTTTTAGGTTATTACGAAGGAGTAAAATCAACATCATAG
- a CDS encoding DMT family transporter, whose translation MSLLYYFILFILGGVAETLLHVCLKRSTLEHLDARGIRYYLCIIKDYWFYLGMLFYIVDLVIYMYLLAHLPLSVAYPITGLQKIFIIFSSRYLLKEQLSSVEFVGVSLIGLGILLIAGAQE comes from the coding sequence ATGAGTTTACTCTATTACTTTATATTATTTATCTTAGGTGGAGTTGCAGAAACTTTGTTGCATGTTTGTCTCAAGCGTTCCACTCTAGAACATTTAGATGCCAGAGGCATCCGCTATTATTTGTGCATTATTAAAGACTACTGGTTTTATTTGGGAATGCTATTTTATATTGTCGATTTAGTTATCTATATGTATTTATTAGCTCATCTGCCCCTGTCGGTAGCTTATCCAATTACTGGGTTACAAAAAATATTTATTATTTTTTCTTCACGTTACTTATTAAAAGAACAATTGAGTTCAGTCGAGTTTGTAGGGGTTTCTTTGATTGGTCTAGGTATTCTTCTTATCGCGGGAGCACAGGAATAA
- a CDS encoding arginase family protein, translated as MQPLLLLTDQYNSTLNYMKNHWEQVITLDFSPLEERLRLYGFRNALNECRKILAALSDDYYFTFMGSGDFHHLTYPMLTRINKPFLLIILDNHTDCSFFPPQFSCGNWVNMSSKLSSCVKIIHIGATQGYGKFEKHFGVTQLVAKNKLVTISGSEFVQNGGVLIKQALTDVDSYLPFYLSIDKDVLSKEVIMTDWDQGVMSLEDMFMVINLLLQNRQCIGADICGEKTEPFYFKNHLKRFISGFDHPQLPAVTKSEFQANVVKQYEINQSIYNLMDR; from the coding sequence ATGCAACCATTGTTATTATTAACTGATCAATATAATTCAACTTTAAATTATATGAAGAATCATTGGGAGCAGGTCATTACGCTTGATTTTAGCCCTTTAGAAGAGCGGTTGCGGTTGTATGGTTTTAGAAACGCATTGAACGAGTGTCGAAAAATTCTGGCTGCTTTATCTGATGACTACTATTTTACTTTCATGGGTTCAGGCGATTTTCATCATTTAACTTATCCTATGTTAACCAGGATTAATAAGCCTTTTCTCTTGATTATTTTAGATAATCATACTGATTGCTCTTTTTTCCCTCCGCAATTTTCCTGTGGAAACTGGGTCAACATGTCATCAAAATTATCTTCATGCGTTAAAATAATTCATATTGGGGCCACACAAGGATATGGCAAATTTGAAAAACACTTTGGTGTCACCCAACTTGTTGCTAAAAATAAATTGGTTACCATCTCTGGTAGTGAGTTTGTGCAAAATGGGGGCGTCCTTATAAAGCAAGCATTGACTGATGTAGATTCTTATCTCCCTTTTTATTTAAGTATTGATAAGGATGTTCTTAGCAAGGAAGTAATTATGACTGATTGGGATCAAGGAGTTATGTCCTTAGAGGATATGTTTATGGTGATTAATCTTCTTCTGCAGAATCGTCAATGTATTGGTGCTGATATTTGTGGTGAAAAAACCGAACCCTTTTACTTCAAAAACCATTTGAAACGATTTATTTCGGGCTTTGATCATCCTCAATTGCCAGCAGTCACAAAGTCTGAGTTTCAAGCTAATGTTGTAAAGCAATATGAAATAAATCAATCGATTTATAATTTAATGGATCGCTAA